In the genome of Thermogemmatispora onikobensis, one region contains:
- a CDS encoding class I SAM-dependent methyltransferase — MPWWFFRRRARATASEEELVSRPPRRSLGEVALPRLQGSRRYLQEQPYLLPKDLGEVNRLDFQHYVLRSLMRGNYLAPIKQPRRILDVGCGTGQWAIELAQEFPEAAVVGLDVEQTKVSSSPPANYRFVKGDVLEGLPFESNWFDFVHQRLLFLAIPLSAWPGVVQELARVTAPGGWIELVEGSPSSSSFSPAGPATQQLIGLIGQLAALRGLDSEGEVMRSLDRYLLGAGLINVHRYPLEIPVGEWGGRLGSLMAIDVREGIKAVSAPVAARFGLSEQEVLNWLDQASQEWNELKTSYSLAVAYGQKPAAS; from the coding sequence ATGCCCTGGTGGTTCTTCCGCCGTCGAGCCAGAGCGACTGCCAGCGAGGAGGAGCTGGTGAGTCGTCCGCCGCGCCGGTCTCTTGGTGAGGTAGCCTTGCCTCGTTTGCAGGGGAGCCGGCGCTATTTGCAGGAGCAGCCCTACTTGTTGCCGAAGGACCTGGGAGAGGTCAATCGCCTTGATTTTCAACACTATGTGCTGCGCAGTCTCATGCGGGGCAACTATCTGGCGCCGATCAAGCAACCGCGTCGCATTCTGGACGTTGGTTGTGGGACGGGGCAGTGGGCCATCGAGCTGGCCCAGGAGTTCCCGGAGGCGGCAGTAGTGGGGCTGGACGTGGAGCAGACCAAGGTGAGCAGCTCGCCACCAGCGAACTATCGTTTTGTGAAGGGCGATGTGCTCGAAGGGCTTCCGTTTGAAAGCAACTGGTTCGATTTTGTCCATCAGCGTCTCCTCTTCCTGGCTATTCCTTTATCTGCCTGGCCGGGGGTAGTGCAGGAGCTGGCGCGTGTCACCGCCCCTGGCGGCTGGATCGAACTCGTTGAAGGAAGCCCTAGCTCTAGCAGCTTCTCCCCTGCAGGCCCAGCTACCCAGCAGCTGATCGGCCTGATTGGACAGCTTGCGGCTCTGCGCGGCCTCGATAGCGAAGGCGAGGTGATGCGCTCGCTAGACCGCTATCTGTTAGGGGCAGGTCTGATCAACGTCCATCGCTATCCGCTCGAGATTCCGGTCGGCGAGTGGGGTGGGCGCCTGGGTTCATTGATGGCTATCGATGTGCGTGAGGGAATTAAGGCTGTCAGCGCTCCTGTTGCTGCCCGCTTTGGCCTCTCTGAGCAAGAGGTGCTCAATTGGCTGGATCAGGCTAGTCAAGAATGGAATGAGCTGAAGACTTCCTACTCCCTGGCTGTTGCCTATGGGCAGAAGCCGGCAGCTAGCTAA
- a CDS encoding ABC transporter ATP-binding protein, protein MQDPQRNAPPASSPTPRSVAQEAPDKRPSQGNTPAIELRQVTKRFLTPRGQTYTALRNLNLNVAPGEFCALIGPTGCGKSTTLSLIAGLDTPSAGSVLVMGEEVHGNDPRIGYVFQTDAVFPWKNVLHNVAAGPLFRGVPRREALERARAWIARVGLAGFEDRYPHQLSGGMRKRVALAQTFINEPQILLMDEPFSALDVQTRTLMENELLQLWSALSASVVFVTHDLEEAIALADRVCVLTAGPATVKGIYTIDLPRPRNVAEIRFDPRFVQLYHDIWEDLRDEVMISYERAKHSSD, encoded by the coding sequence ATGCAAGACCCACAGAGAAACGCCCCACCCGCTTCATCCCCTACGCCACGCTCAGTGGCCCAGGAGGCGCCCGACAAGAGGCCCTCTCAAGGCAACACGCCGGCCATCGAGCTGCGGCAAGTGACCAAACGCTTTCTCACGCCGCGGGGACAGACCTATACCGCTCTGCGTAACCTGAACCTCAACGTGGCCCCGGGCGAGTTCTGCGCTCTCATCGGTCCTACCGGCTGCGGCAAGTCGACAACCTTGAGCCTCATCGCTGGACTGGATACGCCGAGCGCGGGCTCCGTCCTGGTCATGGGGGAAGAGGTTCATGGCAATGATCCGCGCATTGGCTATGTCTTTCAGACCGACGCCGTCTTCCCCTGGAAGAACGTGCTGCACAATGTGGCCGCCGGCCCTCTTTTTCGCGGCGTTCCCAGGCGGGAAGCGCTGGAACGGGCCCGCGCCTGGATTGCCCGCGTCGGGCTGGCTGGCTTCGAGGATCGCTATCCGCACCAGCTCTCGGGCGGTATGCGCAAGCGTGTAGCCCTCGCCCAGACTTTCATCAATGAGCCACAGATCCTGCTGATGGACGAACCATTCAGCGCGCTCGATGTCCAGACCCGCACCTTGATGGAGAACGAGCTGCTGCAGCTGTGGTCTGCGCTTTCGGCCTCGGTGGTCTTTGTGACCCACGACCTGGAGGAGGCGATCGCCCTCGCCGACCGTGTCTGCGTGCTGACCGCCGGACCGGCCACAGTCAAGGGGATCTATACTATCGATCTGCCTCGTCCGCGTAACGTGGCCGAGATCCGCTTTGATCCGCGCTTCGTCCAGCTCTATCACGATATCTGGGAGGACCTCCGCGACGAGGTGATGATTAGCTATGAGCGAGCCAAACACTCTTCGGATTGA
- a CDS encoding class I SAM-dependent methyltransferase → MAEADHTYVIDPENAGELARLMQQDRLLTEGMGGLFPEGQLLPEGGRLLDLACGPGGWALEVAFHYPHVEVIGIDISQPVIEYAQAQAQSRGLRNVRFQVGNVMEPLAFADTSFDLINGRALSGFMLPAAWPRLLAECVRLLKPGGILRLTEGELPLTTSPAYERFSSLIAEAFRRVGQSFSPDGRHLGITPALPRLVRQAGFEEVRLRASAIEWSMGTETYYPVFKDHLAGMELIRPFLVKVGLIGQEELGTLIQQAMAEMQQENFCAIWTLLTVWGRKPTTTPDSAM, encoded by the coding sequence ATGGCGGAAGCAGATCACACCTACGTGATTGATCCAGAGAATGCCGGCGAGCTAGCCCGCCTGATGCAACAGGATCGACTGCTAACGGAAGGCATGGGGGGCCTCTTTCCCGAGGGCCAGCTCCTACCCGAGGGTGGACGTCTGCTCGATCTGGCCTGTGGCCCCGGTGGCTGGGCCCTAGAGGTTGCTTTTCACTATCCCCATGTCGAGGTGATCGGCATCGACATCAGCCAGCCAGTGATTGAATATGCCCAGGCTCAGGCTCAGTCGCGTGGACTCAGAAACGTTCGTTTTCAGGTTGGCAATGTCATGGAGCCGCTGGCTTTCGCTGACACCTCCTTTGACCTGATCAACGGGCGAGCATTGTCAGGCTTCATGTTGCCAGCGGCCTGGCCCCGTCTGCTGGCCGAGTGTGTCCGTCTCCTCAAGCCCGGCGGTATCCTGCGTTTGACCGAGGGAGAGCTTCCGTTGACGACCAGCCCAGCCTACGAGCGTTTCAGTTCCTTGATCGCCGAAGCTTTTCGGCGGGTTGGACAGAGCTTCTCTCCCGATGGGCGCCACCTCGGTATTACGCCGGCGCTACCACGGCTGGTGCGCCAGGCAGGCTTTGAGGAGGTGCGGCTCCGCGCCAGCGCTATCGAGTGGTCGATGGGGACAGAGACCTATTATCCTGTCTTCAAGGACCATCTGGCTGGGATGGAATTGATTCGGCCTTTTCTCGTAAAAGTCGGCTTAATCGGCCAAGAGGAGCTAGGAACACTGATTCAGCAGGCGATGGCCGAAATGCAACAAGAGAATTTCTGCGCGATCTGGACGCTGCTCACCGTCTGGGGTCGCAAGCCTACAACTACGCCCGACTCCGCTATGTAG